CTAGCGATTCAAGCTTCTCAAACAGAAGCAGAATTAAAGCAAAATCGCGCCACTTTAGGTGAAAATAAAGCAAAAATTAAAGCTGAAATTGCTCAGTCTCAAGAGCGGTTAAGGCAGCTGGAAGCAAAGTTAAATCAGGTTCAAAATAGAATTCCTAGAGATATTGAACAAACAAGAGCGCAGATTGATGCTGCAACATCTCGCCTCAAGTTAGTACAGCAAAGAGTTAAGCGTAATGAATATCTGTTAAAGCAAGGAGCAATTTCTCAGGATACTTTTGATGAGATTAGTGATAATTCGCAAAATGCTCAGTCTAGTATCAATGAGCTGCGGCAAAAACTAAAACAGCTACAAAGTACTGGTGGCGGGGAGGTTGAACAGATTAAAGCGGAAATCGCCGAATCTAGAATTGCTTTAGAACAAAAACAGGCAACTGCACCTGACGAAATTGCTGCTTTAGAAGCCTCTTTAGAACAGGCTGAAATGTCTTTAAAACAATCAGAAATTCAGTATCAAGACAGTATCGTTAAAGCTCCTTTTGATGGCATTGTGACCCAAAGATATGCAGTAGAAGGTGCATATGTTGCGCCAAGCACTTCTGGCTCTGATACCGCTTCTTCCTCGGCTAGTTCAATTTTGGCATTAGCTCAAGGATTAGAAATTGTGGCGCAAGTTCCTGAATTGGATATTGGTCAGTTACAGCCAGGACAAAAGGTGAAAATTGTGGCGGATGCTTATCCCGATCGCGAATTTACAGGTGAGGTCAAGCGTATTGCTCCTGAAGCTGTAGTTGAAGAAAACGTTACTTCTTTTGAGGTACGAGTCAAGCTACTTACTGGTCAAGATGTTTTACGTTCTAAAATGAATGTCGATGTGACTTTTATTGGCAAGCAATTAAACGATAGTTTAGTTGTACCGACGGTGGCGATCTTTACTGAAAATGGGGAGCAAGGGGTAATGATTCCCGATGAAAATAATCAACCAGTGTTTAAGCCTGTCAAGGTGGGAACATATCTAGGAGAGCAGACTCAGATTTTGGAGGGAGTTAAAGCTAATCAGCGAGTATTTATCGATCTGCCAGAATCTAAAAAACCTGCTGAAGATTAATTCGGCTCAGTTTTTTATGGAGCAATTTTTCTTCATACCAATTCTCTATAACAATGCACTAAATTAAATTAAACCCCTTTGCCCCAACAGCGCGATTATTCAAGGCGAAATGAATTCGCCGAATCTCGCGCTCAAACTAAGCGGGGTAAACGTCTTTGTCCTAAAGGATTAGCTTCGCGTCCGTCTTTGCGCCTTTGCGTCTTGGCGCGAGATTTAAACTGAAAATATGTAAGTGCAACCTCAAGAAGAAATGGTATCAGCAATTATTGTTGCTCTAAATCCTCCGCAAGACTACGTCATTATAACCTCGCCCCTGAAATGCAAGATATATAAGTTCAAAATCATACTTGAGGCAAAACTCATTAATAGCCTCTATAACTCCATATTTTGTCAATCCTATAGGACTCAAAAAAATGTAATCATTCATGGCGATTAGACCATCAGGCTTTAACTTTAATCGCGCAGCCTCCAAATCTTTTTTGACTCCCTCATAAAAATGATCTCCGTCAATATAAATCCAATCAAAATAATTATCTGGCATTGACATAATAATTGCAGATGAATCGCCTGTATGTACTATGACTCTTTCATCTAATATTTCTTGAGCAAATTTCTGATTGGCAATTTTTATAGCGTCCCGATCGAGATCGACTAAATGAAATTTTTTAGGCTGCGTTATGTTGATAATTTTCTCGGAAAAGCCACATTTCCAAATTCCTATTTCTGCACAAATCGCATCTTTAGGCATATGCTCCAGCATTTTTTCCCGATTTACCACTATTCGACAGTTACGAATATGTTTTTCTTGAAGTTCTTTGGCTGCTGGCCACATTGCTCGATGTTGTTGTACTGTGAAATCTTCCCAAGATTGGAGTCCTAATGTTTTCCTAGCTAATTTACGCAGTTTGTCGATCATCATCAATATTTACAATTTGCTTTTAAACATACTCTTAAAAGGTAAATTGTCTGCTAATTGATAATACGAGAACGCGATCGCCACTACGGAAGTTATCCTCTTTTTTTACCAAAAACTCGATCGACTAAATTATGTAGCAAGATATAAAAACAAGGAATAATAAACAAAGTTAGTAGCGTTGCCAATGCTAATCCTGAAAAGACGACAATACCTAATGGTTGCAGAAACTCTCCCCCCTGTCCCAGTCCTAATGCCAAAGGAAACATCCCCACTACAGTAGTTATGGTAGTCATGAGAATAGGACGCAATCTTTGAGGTGCAGCTTGTAAAATTGCCGTGGTGCGATCGACTCTTTCTCGATCTCTAATCTGATTGGCTAACTCGACTAAAAGAATCGCGTTGTTAACCACAATACCGACTAATAAAACTGCTCCTACAATTACAGTTATACCGATCGCCGTTTGAGTAAGAAACAGTCCCCAAATTCCCCCCGCTAATGCCAGGGGTAGAGTAAACATAATGACCAGCGGATCGATAAGGGAATTGTATTGTACTGCCATCACCACAAAAACTAAAAATGCAGCTAGTCCGCCTAAAACAGCGAAAGAAGATTGAATTTCTTGATTACTTTGTGCAGCAGCACTGGGGAGGCGACTAACCCCTTCTGGCAAGTCAATATTTTGAAAAATTTGCTCTAGTTCAGCCAGGGCTGCTCCTAAATCGGCATCTTCATTGAGGCTACCTGAAATTAGAAATACCTGTCGTTGGTTAATGCGCTGAATTTCTCCAGGGGCTTGTCCTTGTTCAATGCGGGTAACATCTCCCAAACGAATTAAGCGTTGCGAAGCTATGCCGTTAGGCATATCGCTATCATCGATAAATAAGGGAATTTGCTCTAGTTGCTCGGGGCGACGAATTGAATCTTCTTCCAGTTCAACTCTTATATCTATCAGGCGGTTTTCCCGTTGCAGTTGGGTAGGTACTGAACCAGTAATCGCCGTTTCTAAGGTATTACCAATGTCTTGAATGTTTAAGTTGAGATCGGCAGCCCTTTCTCGATCCAGTCGAATTTGAATTTCAGGTTGTCTAGAGTCGGCATCGGGACGAAAGCTAGATAAAACGGCTTGTTGTTCTAAGGCATCTAACACCTGCTGTCCTGCTTGTTCTAGTATCTGAGCATTTTCCCCCTGAAGGACTACATCAACATCTGCACCACGCACTGGAGAATTGTTTAAAACTAAACCCCGTACTTCACCAGGGCTAAGGCGCAGGCGAATATCAACCAAGTTGAGCTGGTCGAACTCTGCTGATACTCGCGAAACATAAGCTTCAACATCTGTATTTGGTTGAAGAGCGATCGTACTAGAACCCCGTAAAGGATTTTCGCTTGTGTTGCTACCAAATAAAAAGCCTCCAGATGTCGTAAAGACATACTCGGTTTCTGGCTGTGCTAGTAGAATCTCATCTACTTTCGCCATGACTTGACGGTTTGTCTCTAAAGGAGTTCCTGGGGGGAATTGAGCGCGTAATTGAGCCTGCCCTGTATCGATCCGAGGCAAAATTTCTTGGGGAACTCGACCGACAACTAAAATAGTACTACCACCCAGCAGTAAAAACGTCAGTCCAACCACCAATAAACGCCGTCGTAAGATCTGTTTAAGCATAATTCCGTAGCGTCTGGTAGCAGCTTCAAATTGACGATTGAAGGTTTGCAGTAGCCAAAAATGCCCAATGGAACTCGATCTTTGGATTCCTAGTAAACGAGAAGTTAGCATCGGCACAACTGTTACTGCCACTAAAATTGAGGCAGCCACCGCAAAGCTAAGGGTAAGAACCAATTCATTAAATAGCAGCGAAATAAAGCCACCGATCAGCAAGAAAGGCAGCACGGCAACTAAATTGGTACTGGTAGAAGCAACCAAAGCCGATTCAACCTCTTGACTGCTTGAAATAGTTCGCTCGATCAACTGCTGAGAATTAAGTCGTGTCTTGGCATCTTTTCCTGGTGTCATGCCCGCACCTTCGGCAATATTTTCGAGCATGACAATGGAGTTATCGACAACAATTCCCACTCCTACCGCCAATCCGCCCAAGCTAAATACATTGAGAGACAAGCCAAATAGCTTCATTAAAATAATTGCTGCCAGTGTTGCTAAAGGAATTGCCAACACAATAATTGCAGTTTGACGCAGCGATCCCAAAAACAGCAAAACGGCGATCGCAGCTAGTCCTGCGCCAACTAAACCAGAATTGGTAACATTGCTAATTGCATTGCGAATAAAAACTGATTCGTCTAAAGTGGCAACCAATTCGAGATCTTTAGGAATTATTCCTGCTTGTTGTAACTCTTTAACGCGCCGTTTGATTCCCTCTACAACTTCAATCGTATTGGCTTCGGGCTGCTTTTGAATGCTTACTTTTATGGCAGGCTGTTGGTTAAGAAAGACAAAAACTCGCTGGTTAGCTTGACCATCAATAACTTGGGCAAAATCTCGCAGATATACCCGTCGTGGAGATCCTGAGTTATTTTCTGTCTCGGCTGCTGCTGAATTCTCCGAATTCTCCACTTCAAAAGCAAGATCGAGAATTGACTCCGCATCCTCAAAGCGACCAACGGCACGGGTCAAAGGTTCGTTAAGCTCGCCTAAAATTCGCCCGCCAGAAATATCCTGATTGGTTTCTGCTAACTCGGTGAGAACATCATCTAAGGTTATACCCAAGGCTTGCAAACGGCTGAGATCGATTAAAACCCGTACTTCTTCCTCGACACCTCCCGAAACATCAACCACGGCTACACCCTCAACAACTCCCAGTTCCCGCGCCAGTTCTTCATCGGCAAACACGCGCAACTGCAAAGGATCTAAAGATTGAGATGTCAGTGCCAGTTCGTAAACGGGGAGTTGAGACGGATCGACTTTAAATATTCTTGGTTCTTCAACTGTATCTGGTAAATTAGAGCGCGCCCGATTAAATGCAGCAGTAGCATCGTTTAAAGCTTGGTCAATATTCCCCCCTGGTTGAAAGTAAAGGTCAACACTTACCTGTCCCTCGCGAGTTTGGGAAAAAACCTGAACCACTCCTTCGGTGGCAGCTAGCCCTTCTTCTAAAGGTCGAGTCACTTCATCTATGGCAACTTCGGGGGAAATGCCAGGTACGTCTACTCGCAAACCAATGCGTGGATAGGTAATCGAGGGTAGTAAATCTACCTGAATGTCAAACAGAAAAAATACGCCGATCACAATTATCGCTAGGGTTAGCATCAGAGTACCAATATGCTGACGAATGGCAACAGCACTGATACTAAAATTGGCGGGGGGAGAAGTTTTCATAATGAAGGGGCATTTCGCCCTGACTAAAATTAATCTAATCAGGATTTTGATGATTCGGAGATAAAGCTAAGACGAACGCGATCGCCATTTTGTAAATTACCACTGCTACGGACGACAAATTCTTCTTCTGGTTTGAGTCCAGAGAGGATCTCTACTTGAGAATTGGCGCGATCGCCAAGTTTTACTTCACGGGCTGTAACTGTTGCCTGTTCTCCCTCTCGCTTTAAAATGAACATGGTTGCTATATCTGACTCGGAATTATTCTCTTTTATCCCCTCTGAGGTTATTTGAACTGCTGTTTCAGGAACGACAATGTTGCGCTCGCTCTGCTGATTGAAATTAACCCGCGCTAGTAATCCCCTACCAATACGGCGATCGCGGTTGGGAATAGTCACTTCAACAGGAATCAGTCGGGCAGTAGCATCCGCAGCCAAAGATATTTGGGTCACTTCTCCTGTAAAGGTTTGCTCTGGCAAAGCATCTAACCTTACCTGCGCTGTCTGTCCTGTCCGAATCCCTGCTAGTTCTAATTCAGAAATCTGTACCTGTACCTGGATCTGGCTAAAATCTCCTAACCGCAAGACTTCATCACCTGCTTGGGCTAAGTCTCCTGGTTCTAGGACTCGTTCTAATACCGAACCCGTGACGGGAGAAGTCAATACGGTAAATGACTGTCTTTGTTGCTCTTGGGCGACTATTGCTTCCTGTGCAGCGACGCGACGTTGAGCAGCTACTACTGCTGAAGCACGGTTGGCTACCTGCTGTTGGGCAGACTGTAATGTTTGTTTTGCTGTCCCCACCGCAGTTCTATCTAATTCTGCCTCTTGCTCGGAAATCGCACCCTGCTGAAAAAGTTGGCTTGTCCTAGCTGCATCAGACTGCGCCTGTTTTAGTTCTAATTGCGCCTGTTCGACTTGAGCGCGGGCATCATTGACATCTGCTGTTAAACTGGCTACTTCCGATTGCAGAGCAGCAACTTCGGCTTCTGCCTCCACCACCGTAGCTTTGGAGATGGAATCGTCGATTCTCGCTAATACTTGACCCTGCTCTACTCGATCGCCCACATCTGCCGTCACATCCAGCAGTTGCCCTTCAACACGCGATCGCAAAGAAACTTCCCGCACGGGAAAAGTTGTCCCGACATACTCGGTAGCTTCTTCTAGTGAGGCTTGGCGAGCTACTGCTGCATCGACAGTTACGAATTTTTGTTGCTGTTGAGGTCTAGCAGATTCACTTTGGGCATCTCCTGGAGGTAATAAGCCACAACCGCCAGCTAATAGGAGCAATCCAGGTAAAAAAAATAACCAATACGTGGTTGGATTCGGCACCCGATAAGTATATTTAATAGTCAAAAATCTGAGTGACATAATGTTGTTGAAACTGAAGCAGATTGCCATGATTCAATTTCGTCGAGCTTGAATCAAACTATATCAAAATGATACTATTAACGATTATATCAAGAATGTCTGAAAAACTGTTTGTATTGACGGTCACAAAAAATGCTGGAATTAGCCGCTCTTGGTCTACTACTCAAAAAACCTTTAC
The genomic region above belongs to Pleurocapsa minor HA4230-MV1 and contains:
- a CDS encoding efflux RND transporter permease subunit, whose translation is MKTSPPANFSISAVAIRQHIGTLMLTLAIIVIGVFFLFDIQVDLLPSITYPRIGLRVDVPGISPEVAIDEVTRPLEEGLAATEGVVQVFSQTREGQVSVDLYFQPGGNIDQALNDATAAFNRARSNLPDTVEEPRIFKVDPSQLPVYELALTSQSLDPLQLRVFADEELARELGVVEGVAVVDVSGGVEEEVRVLIDLSRLQALGITLDDVLTELAETNQDISGGRILGELNEPLTRAVGRFEDAESILDLAFEVENSENSAAAETENNSGSPRRVYLRDFAQVIDGQANQRVFVFLNQQPAIKVSIQKQPEANTIEVVEGIKRRVKELQQAGIIPKDLELVATLDESVFIRNAISNVTNSGLVGAGLAAIAVLLFLGSLRQTAIIVLAIPLATLAAIILMKLFGLSLNVFSLGGLAVGVGIVVDNSIVMLENIAEGAGMTPGKDAKTRLNSQQLIERTISSSQEVESALVASTSTNLVAVLPFLLIGGFISLLFNELVLTLSFAVAASILVAVTVVPMLTSRLLGIQRSSSIGHFWLLQTFNRQFEAATRRYGIMLKQILRRRLLVVGLTFLLLGGSTILVVGRVPQEILPRIDTGQAQLRAQFPPGTPLETNRQVMAKVDEILLAQPETEYVFTTSGGFLFGSNTSENPLRGSSTIALQPNTDVEAYVSRVSAEFDQLNLVDIRLRLSPGEVRGLVLNNSPVRGADVDVVLQGENAQILEQAGQQVLDALEQQAVLSSFRPDADSRQPEIQIRLDRERAADLNLNIQDIGNTLETAITGSVPTQLQRENRLIDIRVELEEDSIRRPEQLEQIPLFIDDSDMPNGIASQRLIRLGDVTRIEQGQAPGEIQRINQRQVFLISGSLNEDADLGAALAELEQIFQNIDLPEGVSRLPSAAAQSNQEIQSSFAVLGGLAAFLVFVVMAVQYNSLIDPLVIMFTLPLALAGGIWGLFLTQTAIGITVIVGAVLLVGIVVNNAILLVELANQIRDRERVDRTTAILQAAPQRLRPILMTTITTVVGMFPLALGLGQGGEFLQPLGIVVFSGLALATLLTLFIIPCFYILLHNLVDRVFGKKRG
- a CDS encoding efflux RND transporter periplasmic adaptor subunit, which gives rise to MSLRFLTIKYTYRVPNPTTYWLFFLPGLLLLAGGCGLLPPGDAQSESARPQQQQKFVTVDAAVARQASLEEATEYVGTTFPVREVSLRSRVEGQLLDVTADVGDRVEQGQVLARIDDSISKATVVEAEAEVAALQSEVASLTADVNDARAQVEQAQLELKQAQSDAARTSQLFQQGAISEQEAELDRTAVGTAKQTLQSAQQQVANRASAVVAAQRRVAAQEAIVAQEQQRQSFTVLTSPVTGSVLERVLEPGDLAQAGDEVLRLGDFSQIQVQVQISELELAGIRTGQTAQVRLDALPEQTFTGEVTQISLAADATARLIPVEVTIPNRDRRIGRGLLARVNFNQQSERNIVVPETAVQITSEGIKENNSESDIATMFILKREGEQATVTAREVKLGDRANSQVEILSGLKPEEEFVVRSSGNLQNGDRVRLSFISESSKS
- a CDS encoding efflux RND transporter periplasmic adaptor subunit: MKLSIGKKNFKLSPILATGIAAICLTLIGFTIYRVDKSKDLEIESKSLTVPVKQEDLNLEIEASGRVEPIKNVNVSPKDAGRLVKLLVEQGDRVKAGQTLAIMDNAELAIQASQTEAELKQNRATLGENKAKIKAEIAQSQERLRQLEAKLNQVQNRIPRDIEQTRAQIDAATSRLKLVQQRVKRNEYLLKQGAISQDTFDEISDNSQNAQSSINELRQKLKQLQSTGGGEVEQIKAEIAESRIALEQKQATAPDEIAALEASLEQAEMSLKQSEIQYQDSIVKAPFDGIVTQRYAVEGAYVAPSTSGSDTASSSASSILALAQGLEIVAQVPELDIGQLQPGQKVKIVADAYPDREFTGEVKRIAPEAVVEENVTSFEVRVKLLTGQDVLRSKMNVDVTFIGKQLNDSLVVPTVAIFTENGEQGVMIPDENNQPVFKPVKVGTYLGEQTQILEGVKANQRVFIDLPESKKPAED
- a CDS encoding class I SAM-dependent methyltransferase produces the protein MMIDKLRKLARKTLGLQSWEDFTVQQHRAMWPAAKELQEKHIRNCRIVVNREKMLEHMPKDAICAEIGIWKCGFSEKIINITQPKKFHLVDLDRDAIKIANQKFAQEILDERVIVHTGDSSAIIMSMPDNYFDWIYIDGDHFYEGVKKDLEAARLKLKPDGLIAMNDYIFLSPIGLTKYGVIEAINEFCLKYDFELIYLAFQGRGYNDVVLRRI